A part of Apodemus sylvaticus chromosome 19, mApoSyl1.1, whole genome shotgun sequence genomic DNA contains:
- the Cchcr1 gene encoding coiled-coil alpha-helical rod protein 1 isoform X1 has translation MWPHSSGVRPWANPLIGNDPEIMARWCLEGLPSSPTIPWRGPWRVGSLYCVQRVLSFRDRRHLRRKGNIGDWRQDLEDSCNREMLPPSGFSGLVPPSHFQARPLPTLPRMAPTWTSDVPLVQSLASQDVLERRLDAQRSTVTMWGQDFCGDGQGLGRRDRSLELGVSGALSQQAELISRQLHELRRLEEEVRSLRETSLQQKMRLETQAMELDALAVAEKAGQTEAEGLRTALAGAEMVRKNLEEAKQKELEELQSLHQEQLSSLTQAHQKALDSLTNKAEGLEKSLNSLEMKRAGEAKQLAMAEKEADLLRNQLSKSQEELQAQVTLVESLRKYVGEQVPPEVPSQTWELERKELLDTLQHLKEERADLQATVELLQVRVQSLTHMLALQEEELTRKIKPLDPLEPEFPKKCRSLLRSWREKVFALMVQLKAQELQHRDSTTQLRDQVAELQEQVTAQSQEQAILQRALQDKTAQVEVERMSTKTLQMELNQALEARRRQEQQTASAEEQLKFVVSAMNSTQAKLQSTMTRVDQAVAQIPSLSNRLSYAVRKVHTIKGLMARKLALAQLRLESSPPSEAAPTLDTDLSLELEQLREERNRLDAELQLSAHLIQQEVGRAREQGEAERRQLTEVAQQLEQELQRAQESLASVGQQLEAARQGQQESTEEAASLRQELTQQQEIYGQALQEKVAEVETRLREQLSDTKRRLNEARREQAKAVVSLRQIQHKATREKERNQELRRLQDEARKEEGQRLARRVQELERDKNLMLATLKQEGLLFRYKQQRLLAVLPSGVNKYSPQSVESPSPESPAASPRKESMKGSLTVLLDNLQGLSEAISRDEAIYLEDNQNTKNPPSGPLLSRSCQEKK, from the exons ATGTGGCCTCATTCTTCTGGGGTCAGGCCTTGGGCTAACCCTTTAATAGGAAATGACCCAGAAATCATGGCTCGATGGTGCCTAGAAGGGCTTCCCAGCAGCCCTACCATTCCATGGCGAGGACCGTGGAGAGTGGGCTCCCTATACTGTGTACAGAGAGTCCTGAGCTTCAGGGACCGTAGACACTTAAGGAGGAAG GGGAACATAGGTGACTGGAGACAAGATCTAGAGGATTCGTGTAACAGGGAGATGTTACCACCATCAG GTTTTTCTGGGctggttcctccctcccacttccaAGCTCGGCCCCTTCCCACTCTGCCAAGAATGGCTCCGACGTGGACTTCAGACGTCCCCTTGGTCCAATCTCTGGCCAGCCAAGATGTCTTAGAGAGACGGCTAGATGCTCAGAGGTCGACAGTGACCATGTGGGGACAGGATTTCTGTGGAGATGGGCAGGGGCTAGGACGGAGAGACAG GTCTCTGGAGCTGGGGGTCTCGGGTGCCCTGAGCCAGCAGGCTGAGCTGATCTCGCGGCAGCTCCACGAGCTGCGGCGGCTGGAGGAGGAAGTCCGGTCCCTACGGGAGACCTCCCTGCAGCAGAAGATGAGGTTAGAAACTCAGGCCATGGAGCTGGATGCTCTTGCAGTGGCCGAGAAGGCTGGGCAGACTGAGGCTGAGGGCCTGCGCACAGCCTTGGCCGGAGCGGAAATGGTTCGGAAGAACCTGGAAGAGGCGAAGCagaaggagctggaggagcttCAGAGTCTGCACCAAGAGCAG CTGTCCTCCCTGACACAGGCTCACCAGAAGGCTCTTGACAGTCTGACCAACAAGGCTGAGGGCTTGGAGAAGTCTCTGAATAGCCTGGAAATGAAACGGGCAGGGGAAGCCAAGCAGCTGGCTATGGCTGAGAAGGAGGCGGACCTGCTTAGGAATCAGCTGAG TAAGAGCCAAGAAGAGCTGCAAGCTCAGGTGACCTTGGTCGAGAGTCTGCGGAAGTATGTGGGGGAACAAGTCCCTCCTGAGGTTCCTAGCCAGACATGGGAGCTGGAAAGAAAGGAGCTTCTAGACACCCTGCAG CACTTGAAGGAGGAGCGGGCTGACCTTCAGGCCACTGTGGAGTTACTGCAGGTACGAGTACAGAGCCTCACACACATGCTCGCCCTGCAGGAAGAGGAGCTGACCAGGAAG ATTAAGCCTTTAGATCCCTTGGAGCCTGAGTTTCCTAAGAAGTGCCGCTCGCTGCTGCGCAGCTGGCGGGAGAAGGTGTTTGCCCTCATGGTGCAGCTCAAAGCCCAGGAACTGCAGCACAGGGACTCCACAACGCAGCTGAGGGACCAG GTAGCCGAGCTCCAGGAACAAGTGACCGCCCAAAGCCAGGAGCAGGCCATCTTGCAGCGCgccctgcaagacaaaactgcacaGGTGGAGGTGGAGCGGATGAGCACCAAG ACCCTGCAGATGGAGCTGAATCAGGCTCTGGAGGCCAGGCGGAGGCAGGAACAGCAGACAGCCTCTGCTGAGGAGCAGCTGAAGTTCGTGGTCAGTGCTATGAACAG CACTCAGGCCAAACTCCAGAGCACCATGACCAGGGTGGATCAGGCTGTAGCCCAGATTCCCAGCCTCAGCAACCGACTCAGCTATGCTGTCCGTAAGGTCCACACCATTAAGG GTTTGATGGCTCGAAAGCTGGCTCTTGCTCAGTTGCGCCTCGAGAG CTCTCCCCCATCCGAAGCTGCACCCACACTGGACACAGACCTGAGCCTTGAGCTGGAGCAGCTGCGGGAAGAACGGAACCGCCTGGATGCAGAGCTGCAGCTGAGTGCCCACCTGATCCAGCAGGAGGTGGGCCGGGCGCGGGAGCAAG GGGAGGCCGAGCGCCGGCAGCTGACCGAGGTGGCCCAgcagctggagcaggagctgcaGCGTGCCCAGGAATCCCTGGCTAGCGTTGGGCAGCAGCTGGAGGCTGCGCGTCAGGGCCAGCAGGAGAGCACAGAGGAAGCTGCCAGCCTCCGTCAGGAGCTGACGCAGCAGCAGGAGATCTACGGGCAAG CTCTGCAAGAGAAGGTGGCTGAGGTGGAGACTCGGCTTCGGGAACAGCTCTCAGATACAAAGAGGAGGCTGAACGAGGCCCGGAGGGAGCAGGCCAAGGCTG TGGTTTCCTTGCGCCAGATCCAGCACAAAGCCACTCGGGAAAAGGAGCGCAATCAGGAGCTGAGGCGCCTGCAGGACGAGGCCCGGAAGGAAGAGGGGCAGCGGCTGGCCCGGCGCgtgcaggagctggagagggaCAAGAACCTCATGCTG GCCACCTTGAAGCAGGAGGGTCTCCTCTTCCGTTACAAGCAGCAGCGCCTGTTAGCAGTGCTTCCCTCCGGAGTGAATAAGTACAGCCCCCAGTCTGTGGAGTCCCCATCGCCTGAGTCTCCAGCAGCTTCACCGCGCAAGGAGTCTATGAAAG GCTCCCTGACTGTCCTGCTTGATAACCTGCAAGGCCTGAGCGAGGCCATTTCCAGAGACGAAGCTATTTATCTGGAAGATAACCAGAACACCAAGAACCCTCCTTCAGGTCCGCTGCTGAGCCGGAGCTGCCAGGAAAAGAAGTGA
- the Cchcr1 gene encoding coiled-coil alpha-helical rod protein 1 isoform X6, translating into MLPPSGFSGLVPPSHFQARPLPTLPRMAPTWTSDVPLVQSLASQDVLERRLDAQRSTVTMWGQDFCGDGQGLGRRDRSLELGVSGALSQQAELISRQLHELRRLEEEVRSLRETSLQQKMRLETQAMELDALAVAEKAGQTEAEGLRTALAGAEMVRKNLEEAKQKELEELQSLHQEQLSSLTQAHQKALDSLTNKAEGLEKSLNSLEMKRAGEAKQLAMAEKEADLLRNQLSKSQEELQAQVTLVESLRKYVGEQVPPEVPSQTWELERKELLDTLQHLKEERADLQATVELLQVRVQSLTHMLALQEEELTRKIKPLDPLEPEFPKKCRSLLRSWREKVFALMVQLKAQELQHRDSTTQLRDQVAELQEQVTAQSQEQAILQRALQDKTAQVEVERMSTKTLQMELNQALEARRRQEQQTASAEEQLKFVVSAMNSTQAKLQSTMTRVDQAVAQIPSLSNRLSYAVRKVHTIKGLMARKLALAQLRLESSPPSEAAPTLDTDLSLELEQLREERNRLDAELQLSAHLIQQEVGRAREQGEAERRQLTEVAQQLEQELQRAQESLASVGQQLEAARQGQQESTEEAASLRQELTQQQEIYGQALQEKVAEVETRLREQLSDTKRRLNEARREQAKAVVSLRQIQHKATREKERNQELRRLQDEARKEEGQRLARRVQELERDKNLMLATLKQEGLLFRYKQQRLLAVLPSGVNKYSPQSVESPSPESPAASPRKESMKGSLTVLLDNLQGLSEAISRDEAIYLEDNQNTKNPPSGPLLSRSCQEKK; encoded by the exons ATGTTACCACCATCAG GTTTTTCTGGGctggttcctccctcccacttccaAGCTCGGCCCCTTCCCACTCTGCCAAGAATGGCTCCGACGTGGACTTCAGACGTCCCCTTGGTCCAATCTCTGGCCAGCCAAGATGTCTTAGAGAGACGGCTAGATGCTCAGAGGTCGACAGTGACCATGTGGGGACAGGATTTCTGTGGAGATGGGCAGGGGCTAGGACGGAGAGACAG GTCTCTGGAGCTGGGGGTCTCGGGTGCCCTGAGCCAGCAGGCTGAGCTGATCTCGCGGCAGCTCCACGAGCTGCGGCGGCTGGAGGAGGAAGTCCGGTCCCTACGGGAGACCTCCCTGCAGCAGAAGATGAGGTTAGAAACTCAGGCCATGGAGCTGGATGCTCTTGCAGTGGCCGAGAAGGCTGGGCAGACTGAGGCTGAGGGCCTGCGCACAGCCTTGGCCGGAGCGGAAATGGTTCGGAAGAACCTGGAAGAGGCGAAGCagaaggagctggaggagcttCAGAGTCTGCACCAAGAGCAG CTGTCCTCCCTGACACAGGCTCACCAGAAGGCTCTTGACAGTCTGACCAACAAGGCTGAGGGCTTGGAGAAGTCTCTGAATAGCCTGGAAATGAAACGGGCAGGGGAAGCCAAGCAGCTGGCTATGGCTGAGAAGGAGGCGGACCTGCTTAGGAATCAGCTGAG TAAGAGCCAAGAAGAGCTGCAAGCTCAGGTGACCTTGGTCGAGAGTCTGCGGAAGTATGTGGGGGAACAAGTCCCTCCTGAGGTTCCTAGCCAGACATGGGAGCTGGAAAGAAAGGAGCTTCTAGACACCCTGCAG CACTTGAAGGAGGAGCGGGCTGACCTTCAGGCCACTGTGGAGTTACTGCAGGTACGAGTACAGAGCCTCACACACATGCTCGCCCTGCAGGAAGAGGAGCTGACCAGGAAG ATTAAGCCTTTAGATCCCTTGGAGCCTGAGTTTCCTAAGAAGTGCCGCTCGCTGCTGCGCAGCTGGCGGGAGAAGGTGTTTGCCCTCATGGTGCAGCTCAAAGCCCAGGAACTGCAGCACAGGGACTCCACAACGCAGCTGAGGGACCAG GTAGCCGAGCTCCAGGAACAAGTGACCGCCCAAAGCCAGGAGCAGGCCATCTTGCAGCGCgccctgcaagacaaaactgcacaGGTGGAGGTGGAGCGGATGAGCACCAAG ACCCTGCAGATGGAGCTGAATCAGGCTCTGGAGGCCAGGCGGAGGCAGGAACAGCAGACAGCCTCTGCTGAGGAGCAGCTGAAGTTCGTGGTCAGTGCTATGAACAG CACTCAGGCCAAACTCCAGAGCACCATGACCAGGGTGGATCAGGCTGTAGCCCAGATTCCCAGCCTCAGCAACCGACTCAGCTATGCTGTCCGTAAGGTCCACACCATTAAGG GTTTGATGGCTCGAAAGCTGGCTCTTGCTCAGTTGCGCCTCGAGAG CTCTCCCCCATCCGAAGCTGCACCCACACTGGACACAGACCTGAGCCTTGAGCTGGAGCAGCTGCGGGAAGAACGGAACCGCCTGGATGCAGAGCTGCAGCTGAGTGCCCACCTGATCCAGCAGGAGGTGGGCCGGGCGCGGGAGCAAG GGGAGGCCGAGCGCCGGCAGCTGACCGAGGTGGCCCAgcagctggagcaggagctgcaGCGTGCCCAGGAATCCCTGGCTAGCGTTGGGCAGCAGCTGGAGGCTGCGCGTCAGGGCCAGCAGGAGAGCACAGAGGAAGCTGCCAGCCTCCGTCAGGAGCTGACGCAGCAGCAGGAGATCTACGGGCAAG CTCTGCAAGAGAAGGTGGCTGAGGTGGAGACTCGGCTTCGGGAACAGCTCTCAGATACAAAGAGGAGGCTGAACGAGGCCCGGAGGGAGCAGGCCAAGGCTG TGGTTTCCTTGCGCCAGATCCAGCACAAAGCCACTCGGGAAAAGGAGCGCAATCAGGAGCTGAGGCGCCTGCAGGACGAGGCCCGGAAGGAAGAGGGGCAGCGGCTGGCCCGGCGCgtgcaggagctggagagggaCAAGAACCTCATGCTG GCCACCTTGAAGCAGGAGGGTCTCCTCTTCCGTTACAAGCAGCAGCGCCTGTTAGCAGTGCTTCCCTCCGGAGTGAATAAGTACAGCCCCCAGTCTGTGGAGTCCCCATCGCCTGAGTCTCCAGCAGCTTCACCGCGCAAGGAGTCTATGAAAG GCTCCCTGACTGTCCTGCTTGATAACCTGCAAGGCCTGAGCGAGGCCATTTCCAGAGACGAAGCTATTTATCTGGAAGATAACCAGAACACCAAGAACCCTCCTTCAGGTCCGCTGCTGAGCCGGAGCTGCCAGGAAAAGAAGTGA
- the Cchcr1 gene encoding coiled-coil alpha-helical rod protein 1 isoform X3, with translation MWPHSSGVRPWANPLIGNDPEIMARWCLEGLPSSPTIPWRGPWRVGSLYCVQRVLSFRDRRHLRRKGNIGDWRQDLEDSCNREMLPPSGFSGLVPPSHFQARPLPTLPRMAPTWTSDVPLVQSLASQDVLERRLDAQRSTVTMWGQDFCGDGQGLGRRDRSLELGVSGALSQQAELISRQLHELRRLEEEVRSLRETSLQQKMRLETQAMELDALAVAEKAGQTEAEGLRTALAGAEMVRKNLEEAKQKELEELQSLHQEQLSSLTQAHQKALDSLTNKAEGLEKSLNSLEMKRAGEAKQLAMAEKEADLLRNQLSKSQEELQAQVTLVESLRKYVGEQVPPEVPSQTWELERKELLDTLQHLKEERADLQATVELLQVRVQSLTHMLALQEEELTRKIKPLDPLEPEFPKKCRSLLRSWREKVFALMVQLKAQELQHRDSTTQLRDQVAELQEQVTAQSQEQAILQRALQDKTAQVEVERMSTKTLQMELNQALEARRRQEQQTASAEEQLKFVVSAMNSTQAKLQSTMTRVDQAVAQIPSLSNRLSYAVRKVHTIKGLMARKLALAQLRLESSPPSEAAPTLDTDLSLELEQLREERNRLDAELQLSAHLIQQEVGRAREQGEAERRQLTEVAQQLEQELQRAQESLASVGQQLEAARQGQQESTEEAASLRQELTQQQEIYGQALQEKVAEVETRLREQLSDTKRRLNEARREQAKAVVSLRQIQHKATREKERNQELRRLQDEARKEEGQRLARRVQELERDKNLMLQRLLAVLPSGVNKYSPQSVESPSPESPAASPRKESMKGSLTVLLDNLQGLSEAISRDEAIYLEDNQNTKNPPSGPLLSRSCQEKK, from the exons ATGTGGCCTCATTCTTCTGGGGTCAGGCCTTGGGCTAACCCTTTAATAGGAAATGACCCAGAAATCATGGCTCGATGGTGCCTAGAAGGGCTTCCCAGCAGCCCTACCATTCCATGGCGAGGACCGTGGAGAGTGGGCTCCCTATACTGTGTACAGAGAGTCCTGAGCTTCAGGGACCGTAGACACTTAAGGAGGAAG GGGAACATAGGTGACTGGAGACAAGATCTAGAGGATTCGTGTAACAGGGAGATGTTACCACCATCAG GTTTTTCTGGGctggttcctccctcccacttccaAGCTCGGCCCCTTCCCACTCTGCCAAGAATGGCTCCGACGTGGACTTCAGACGTCCCCTTGGTCCAATCTCTGGCCAGCCAAGATGTCTTAGAGAGACGGCTAGATGCTCAGAGGTCGACAGTGACCATGTGGGGACAGGATTTCTGTGGAGATGGGCAGGGGCTAGGACGGAGAGACAG GTCTCTGGAGCTGGGGGTCTCGGGTGCCCTGAGCCAGCAGGCTGAGCTGATCTCGCGGCAGCTCCACGAGCTGCGGCGGCTGGAGGAGGAAGTCCGGTCCCTACGGGAGACCTCCCTGCAGCAGAAGATGAGGTTAGAAACTCAGGCCATGGAGCTGGATGCTCTTGCAGTGGCCGAGAAGGCTGGGCAGACTGAGGCTGAGGGCCTGCGCACAGCCTTGGCCGGAGCGGAAATGGTTCGGAAGAACCTGGAAGAGGCGAAGCagaaggagctggaggagcttCAGAGTCTGCACCAAGAGCAG CTGTCCTCCCTGACACAGGCTCACCAGAAGGCTCTTGACAGTCTGACCAACAAGGCTGAGGGCTTGGAGAAGTCTCTGAATAGCCTGGAAATGAAACGGGCAGGGGAAGCCAAGCAGCTGGCTATGGCTGAGAAGGAGGCGGACCTGCTTAGGAATCAGCTGAG TAAGAGCCAAGAAGAGCTGCAAGCTCAGGTGACCTTGGTCGAGAGTCTGCGGAAGTATGTGGGGGAACAAGTCCCTCCTGAGGTTCCTAGCCAGACATGGGAGCTGGAAAGAAAGGAGCTTCTAGACACCCTGCAG CACTTGAAGGAGGAGCGGGCTGACCTTCAGGCCACTGTGGAGTTACTGCAGGTACGAGTACAGAGCCTCACACACATGCTCGCCCTGCAGGAAGAGGAGCTGACCAGGAAG ATTAAGCCTTTAGATCCCTTGGAGCCTGAGTTTCCTAAGAAGTGCCGCTCGCTGCTGCGCAGCTGGCGGGAGAAGGTGTTTGCCCTCATGGTGCAGCTCAAAGCCCAGGAACTGCAGCACAGGGACTCCACAACGCAGCTGAGGGACCAG GTAGCCGAGCTCCAGGAACAAGTGACCGCCCAAAGCCAGGAGCAGGCCATCTTGCAGCGCgccctgcaagacaaaactgcacaGGTGGAGGTGGAGCGGATGAGCACCAAG ACCCTGCAGATGGAGCTGAATCAGGCTCTGGAGGCCAGGCGGAGGCAGGAACAGCAGACAGCCTCTGCTGAGGAGCAGCTGAAGTTCGTGGTCAGTGCTATGAACAG CACTCAGGCCAAACTCCAGAGCACCATGACCAGGGTGGATCAGGCTGTAGCCCAGATTCCCAGCCTCAGCAACCGACTCAGCTATGCTGTCCGTAAGGTCCACACCATTAAGG GTTTGATGGCTCGAAAGCTGGCTCTTGCTCAGTTGCGCCTCGAGAG CTCTCCCCCATCCGAAGCTGCACCCACACTGGACACAGACCTGAGCCTTGAGCTGGAGCAGCTGCGGGAAGAACGGAACCGCCTGGATGCAGAGCTGCAGCTGAGTGCCCACCTGATCCAGCAGGAGGTGGGCCGGGCGCGGGAGCAAG GGGAGGCCGAGCGCCGGCAGCTGACCGAGGTGGCCCAgcagctggagcaggagctgcaGCGTGCCCAGGAATCCCTGGCTAGCGTTGGGCAGCAGCTGGAGGCTGCGCGTCAGGGCCAGCAGGAGAGCACAGAGGAAGCTGCCAGCCTCCGTCAGGAGCTGACGCAGCAGCAGGAGATCTACGGGCAAG CTCTGCAAGAGAAGGTGGCTGAGGTGGAGACTCGGCTTCGGGAACAGCTCTCAGATACAAAGAGGAGGCTGAACGAGGCCCGGAGGGAGCAGGCCAAGGCTG TGGTTTCCTTGCGCCAGATCCAGCACAAAGCCACTCGGGAAAAGGAGCGCAATCAGGAGCTGAGGCGCCTGCAGGACGAGGCCCGGAAGGAAGAGGGGCAGCGGCTGGCCCGGCGCgtgcaggagctggagagggaCAAGAACCTCATGCTG CAGCGCCTGTTAGCAGTGCTTCCCTCCGGAGTGAATAAGTACAGCCCCCAGTCTGTGGAGTCCCCATCGCCTGAGTCTCCAGCAGCTTCACCGCGCAAGGAGTCTATGAAAG GCTCCCTGACTGTCCTGCTTGATAACCTGCAAGGCCTGAGCGAGGCCATTTCCAGAGACGAAGCTATTTATCTGGAAGATAACCAGAACACCAAGAACCCTCCTTCAGGTCCGCTGCTGAGCCGGAGCTGCCAGGAAAAGAAGTGA
- the Cchcr1 gene encoding coiled-coil alpha-helical rod protein 1 isoform X4, producing the protein MARWCLEGLPSSPTIPWRGPWRVGSLYCVQRVLSFRDRRHLRRKGNIGDWRQDLEDSCNREMLPPSGFSGLVPPSHFQARPLPTLPRMAPTWTSDVPLVQSLASQDVLERRLDAQRSTVTMWGQDFCGDGQGLGRRDRSLELGVSGALSQQAELISRQLHELRRLEEEVRSLRETSLQQKMRLETQAMELDALAVAEKAGQTEAEGLRTALAGAEMVRKNLEEAKQKELEELQSLHQEQLSSLTQAHQKALDSLTNKAEGLEKSLNSLEMKRAGEAKQLAMAEKEADLLRNQLSKSQEELQAQVTLVESLRKYVGEQVPPEVPSQTWELERKELLDTLQHLKEERADLQATVELLQVRVQSLTHMLALQEEELTRKIKPLDPLEPEFPKKCRSLLRSWREKVFALMVQLKAQELQHRDSTTQLRDQVAELQEQVTAQSQEQAILQRALQDKTAQVEVERMSTKTLQMELNQALEARRRQEQQTASAEEQLKFVVSAMNSTQAKLQSTMTRVDQAVAQIPSLSNRLSYAVRKVHTIKGLMARKLALAQLRLESSPPSEAAPTLDTDLSLELEQLREERNRLDAELQLSAHLIQQEVGRAREQGEAERRQLTEVAQQLEQELQRAQESLASVGQQLEAARQGQQESTEEAASLRQELTQQQEIYGQALQEKVAEVETRLREQLSDTKRRLNEARREQAKAVVSLRQIQHKATREKERNQELRRLQDEARKEEGQRLARRVQELERDKNLMLATLKQEGLLFRYKQQRLLAVLPSGVNKYSPQSVESPSPESPAASPRKESMKGSLTVLLDNLQGLSEAISRDEAIYLEDNQNTKNPPSGPLLSRSCQEKK; encoded by the exons ATGGCTCGATGGTGCCTAGAAGGGCTTCCCAGCAGCCCTACCATTCCATGGCGAGGACCGTGGAGAGTGGGCTCCCTATACTGTGTACAGAGAGTCCTGAGCTTCAGGGACCGTAGACACTTAAGGAGGAAG GGGAACATAGGTGACTGGAGACAAGATCTAGAGGATTCGTGTAACAGGGAGATGTTACCACCATCAG GTTTTTCTGGGctggttcctccctcccacttccaAGCTCGGCCCCTTCCCACTCTGCCAAGAATGGCTCCGACGTGGACTTCAGACGTCCCCTTGGTCCAATCTCTGGCCAGCCAAGATGTCTTAGAGAGACGGCTAGATGCTCAGAGGTCGACAGTGACCATGTGGGGACAGGATTTCTGTGGAGATGGGCAGGGGCTAGGACGGAGAGACAG GTCTCTGGAGCTGGGGGTCTCGGGTGCCCTGAGCCAGCAGGCTGAGCTGATCTCGCGGCAGCTCCACGAGCTGCGGCGGCTGGAGGAGGAAGTCCGGTCCCTACGGGAGACCTCCCTGCAGCAGAAGATGAGGTTAGAAACTCAGGCCATGGAGCTGGATGCTCTTGCAGTGGCCGAGAAGGCTGGGCAGACTGAGGCTGAGGGCCTGCGCACAGCCTTGGCCGGAGCGGAAATGGTTCGGAAGAACCTGGAAGAGGCGAAGCagaaggagctggaggagcttCAGAGTCTGCACCAAGAGCAG CTGTCCTCCCTGACACAGGCTCACCAGAAGGCTCTTGACAGTCTGACCAACAAGGCTGAGGGCTTGGAGAAGTCTCTGAATAGCCTGGAAATGAAACGGGCAGGGGAAGCCAAGCAGCTGGCTATGGCTGAGAAGGAGGCGGACCTGCTTAGGAATCAGCTGAG TAAGAGCCAAGAAGAGCTGCAAGCTCAGGTGACCTTGGTCGAGAGTCTGCGGAAGTATGTGGGGGAACAAGTCCCTCCTGAGGTTCCTAGCCAGACATGGGAGCTGGAAAGAAAGGAGCTTCTAGACACCCTGCAG CACTTGAAGGAGGAGCGGGCTGACCTTCAGGCCACTGTGGAGTTACTGCAGGTACGAGTACAGAGCCTCACACACATGCTCGCCCTGCAGGAAGAGGAGCTGACCAGGAAG ATTAAGCCTTTAGATCCCTTGGAGCCTGAGTTTCCTAAGAAGTGCCGCTCGCTGCTGCGCAGCTGGCGGGAGAAGGTGTTTGCCCTCATGGTGCAGCTCAAAGCCCAGGAACTGCAGCACAGGGACTCCACAACGCAGCTGAGGGACCAG GTAGCCGAGCTCCAGGAACAAGTGACCGCCCAAAGCCAGGAGCAGGCCATCTTGCAGCGCgccctgcaagacaaaactgcacaGGTGGAGGTGGAGCGGATGAGCACCAAG ACCCTGCAGATGGAGCTGAATCAGGCTCTGGAGGCCAGGCGGAGGCAGGAACAGCAGACAGCCTCTGCTGAGGAGCAGCTGAAGTTCGTGGTCAGTGCTATGAACAG CACTCAGGCCAAACTCCAGAGCACCATGACCAGGGTGGATCAGGCTGTAGCCCAGATTCCCAGCCTCAGCAACCGACTCAGCTATGCTGTCCGTAAGGTCCACACCATTAAGG GTTTGATGGCTCGAAAGCTGGCTCTTGCTCAGTTGCGCCTCGAGAG CTCTCCCCCATCCGAAGCTGCACCCACACTGGACACAGACCTGAGCCTTGAGCTGGAGCAGCTGCGGGAAGAACGGAACCGCCTGGATGCAGAGCTGCAGCTGAGTGCCCACCTGATCCAGCAGGAGGTGGGCCGGGCGCGGGAGCAAG GGGAGGCCGAGCGCCGGCAGCTGACCGAGGTGGCCCAgcagctggagcaggagctgcaGCGTGCCCAGGAATCCCTGGCTAGCGTTGGGCAGCAGCTGGAGGCTGCGCGTCAGGGCCAGCAGGAGAGCACAGAGGAAGCTGCCAGCCTCCGTCAGGAGCTGACGCAGCAGCAGGAGATCTACGGGCAAG CTCTGCAAGAGAAGGTGGCTGAGGTGGAGACTCGGCTTCGGGAACAGCTCTCAGATACAAAGAGGAGGCTGAACGAGGCCCGGAGGGAGCAGGCCAAGGCTG TGGTTTCCTTGCGCCAGATCCAGCACAAAGCCACTCGGGAAAAGGAGCGCAATCAGGAGCTGAGGCGCCTGCAGGACGAGGCCCGGAAGGAAGAGGGGCAGCGGCTGGCCCGGCGCgtgcaggagctggagagggaCAAGAACCTCATGCTG GCCACCTTGAAGCAGGAGGGTCTCCTCTTCCGTTACAAGCAGCAGCGCCTGTTAGCAGTGCTTCCCTCCGGAGTGAATAAGTACAGCCCCCAGTCTGTGGAGTCCCCATCGCCTGAGTCTCCAGCAGCTTCACCGCGCAAGGAGTCTATGAAAG GCTCCCTGACTGTCCTGCTTGATAACCTGCAAGGCCTGAGCGAGGCCATTTCCAGAGACGAAGCTATTTATCTGGAAGATAACCAGAACACCAAGAACCCTCCTTCAGGTCCGCTGCTGAGCCGGAGCTGCCAGGAAAAGAAGTGA